The Candidatus Sulfotelmatobacter sp. genome includes a region encoding these proteins:
- the flhA gene encoding flagellar biosynthesis protein FlhA, protein MATAASPRPNLLDRLASTSHVWVAASSVLLVVLMIIPVAPWVLDLLLSVNIAMALVILLTTLYTENALAFSVFPTLLLIVTLFRLSLNITGTRSILLHGYAGQVIEAFGNVVVGGNYAVGIVIFAILIVIQFVVITNGAGRVAEVAARFTLDAMPGKQLAVDADLNAGLITEAEARQRRKDIQRAADFYGAMDGASKFVRGDAVAAVIIVFVNIIGGFFIGIFQQGMTVVEALQRFTLLTIGEGIVTQIPALLISTATGIIVTRAAAEGSFGHDLSKQLVQDPRALAIAAGLLIIFAFFGLPPWAMLIMASVLFLLFLRSRSQQRLMKAAETKGVGGKPGAPGVSGSTAQPAVKPAESVVPLLSYDPMELEIGFGLIPLVDVSQGGDLLERITMIRRHAARELGIVVPPIRVRDNLQLKPSTYVVKIYGLEVARAEVMVSRLLAMNPGTATNGIDGIPTTEPAFGLPALWIAESARGDAELAGYTVIDPTSVIATHLTEIIRGHAPDLLGRQETSALLDNVKQHYPVVVEELIPSLLTVGEVQRVLQNLLRERIPIRNLLLILENLADGARQSKDIDFLTEKVRAAMARHICAEYAENGMLSVITVDPRLESLLAEAVRRGEDAYALLDPGTVAKIYNSLTRQIQTAQQTGLQPIVLTSPSTRLALKRLTERAAPSLVVLSYSEIAPGLRVESIGQVSTTDEPAVAGSPV, encoded by the coding sequence GTGGCGACGGCCGCATCACCGCGTCCGAACCTGCTCGACCGCCTGGCGTCGACTTCGCACGTCTGGGTGGCCGCTTCTTCGGTGTTGCTGGTCGTCCTGATGATCATCCCGGTCGCGCCGTGGGTGCTCGACCTGCTGCTCTCGGTCAACATCGCGATGGCGCTGGTCATCCTGCTGACCACGCTGTATACCGAGAACGCGCTCGCCTTCAGCGTCTTCCCGACGCTGCTCTTGATCGTCACGCTGTTCCGGCTCTCGCTCAACATCACCGGCACCCGTTCGATCTTGCTGCACGGCTACGCCGGGCAAGTCATCGAGGCGTTCGGGAACGTCGTCGTCGGCGGCAACTACGCGGTCGGCATCGTCATCTTCGCGATCCTGATCGTCATCCAGTTCGTCGTCATCACCAACGGTGCCGGGCGCGTCGCCGAAGTCGCAGCGCGCTTCACCTTGGACGCGATGCCCGGCAAGCAGCTGGCGGTCGACGCCGATCTGAACGCCGGCCTCATCACCGAGGCCGAAGCGCGCCAGCGGCGCAAAGACATCCAGCGCGCGGCCGACTTCTACGGCGCGATGGACGGTGCGTCGAAGTTCGTGCGCGGCGACGCGGTCGCGGCCGTCATCATCGTCTTCGTCAACATCATCGGCGGCTTCTTCATCGGCATCTTCCAACAGGGGATGACGGTGGTCGAAGCGCTGCAGCGATTCACGCTGCTGACGATCGGTGAAGGTATCGTCACCCAGATCCCGGCGCTGTTGATCTCGACCGCCACCGGTATCATCGTCACCCGCGCCGCCGCCGAAGGATCGTTCGGCCACGATCTCTCCAAGCAGCTGGTCCAGGATCCGCGCGCGCTGGCGATCGCCGCCGGCCTGCTGATCATCTTCGCCTTCTTCGGTCTGCCGCCGTGGGCGATGCTGATCATGGCCTCGGTCCTGTTCTTGCTGTTCTTGCGCTCGCGCTCGCAGCAGCGGCTCATGAAAGCCGCGGAGACCAAGGGTGTCGGCGGCAAGCCGGGCGCGCCGGGCGTCAGCGGTTCGACCGCGCAGCCCGCGGTTAAGCCGGCCGAGTCGGTCGTGCCGCTGCTCTCGTACGATCCGATGGAGCTGGAGATCGGCTTCGGCCTGATCCCGCTGGTCGATGTCTCGCAGGGCGGCGACCTGCTCGAGCGCATCACGATGATCCGCCGTCACGCCGCGCGCGAGCTGGGCATCGTCGTCCCGCCGATTCGCGTGCGCGACAACCTGCAGCTCAAGCCTTCGACGTACGTGGTGAAGATCTACGGGCTCGAGGTCGCGCGCGCCGAGGTCATGGTCTCGCGCTTGCTCGCGATGAATCCCGGCACCGCGACCAACGGCATCGACGGCATCCCGACCACCGAGCCTGCCTTCGGGCTGCCCGCGCTGTGGATCGCCGAGAGCGCGCGCGGCGACGCCGAGCTGGCCGGCTACACGGTCATCGATCCGACCTCGGTCATCGCGACGCATCTGACCGAGATCATCCGCGGCCACGCACCCGATCTGCTCGGACGCCAAGAGACGAGCGCGCTGCTCGACAACGTCAAGCAGCACTACCCCGTCGTCGTCGAAGAGCTGATCCCGAGTCTGCTCACGGTCGGCGAAGTGCAGCGCGTCTTGCAGAACCTCTTGCGCGAGCGCATTCCGATCCGCAACCTGCTGCTGATCCTGGAGAACCTCGCCGACGGCGCGCGGCAGTCGAAAGATATCGATTTCTTGACCGAAAAGGTCCGCGCGGCGATGGCGCGCCACATCTGCGCCGAGTACGCTGAGAACGGTATGCTCTCGGTCATCACCGTCGACCCACGACTCGAGTCGCTGCTCGCCGAGGCGGTCCGCCGCGGCGAGGACGCCTACGCGCTGCTCGACCCGGGGACGGTGGCGAAGATCTACAACTCGCTGACCCGCCAGATCCAGACGGCCCAGCAGACCGGCCTGCAGCCGATCGTGCTGACCTCCCCCTCGACCCGTTTGGCCCTCAAGCGGCTCACCGAACGCGCCGCGCCCTCGCTGGTCGTGCTGTCCTACAGCGAGATCGCCCCCGGCCTGCGGGTCGAGTCGATCGGCCAGGTCTCGACGACCGACGAGCCGGCGGTGGCGGGATCGCCGGTATAA
- the fliR gene encoding flagellar biosynthetic protein FliR yields MTADFNLFGLTLPRFETLILVLVRVSAMLAMVPIFSQQQLPRQLRFAIGLMFTFVLASTVPTVGVMQLGPLTVAVFAQLFVGLVFGFVSFLLFTGIEFAGQVIDLQIGFAIANVINPQTSQSVTIIGEYELTLATLLYLAIDGHHQLIAGIARSFNLVPLPYAATPQLLTGDVMGFFTGALLVVLQIAAPVAVSLFLVNVMLGLMARVAPQMNMFVVGFPLQIGTGLIMLIISIPIMGNVFPALVDQSSREMDTVLRALGPQP; encoded by the coding sequence GTGACCGCGGACTTCAACCTCTTCGGGCTCACCCTGCCGCGCTTCGAGACGCTGATCTTGGTGTTGGTGCGGGTCAGCGCGATGCTGGCGATGGTCCCGATCTTCTCGCAGCAGCAGTTGCCGCGCCAGCTGCGCTTCGCGATCGGGCTCATGTTCACGTTCGTCTTGGCCTCGACCGTCCCGACGGTGGGCGTCATGCAACTCGGCCCTTTGACGGTGGCCGTCTTCGCGCAACTCTTCGTCGGCCTGGTGTTCGGCTTCGTCTCCTTTTTGCTCTTCACCGGGATCGAGTTCGCCGGTCAGGTCATCGATTTGCAGATCGGCTTCGCGATCGCGAACGTCATCAACCCGCAGACCTCGCAGAGCGTCACCATCATCGGTGAATACGAGCTGACGCTGGCGACCCTGCTCTACCTGGCGATCGACGGCCACCACCAGCTGATCGCGGGCATCGCGCGCTCGTTCAACCTGGTCCCGCTCCCCTACGCCGCGACGCCGCAGCTGCTGACGGGCGATGTGATGGGTTTCTTCACCGGGGCGTTGCTGGTCGTGCTGCAGATCGCGGCACCGGTCGCGGTCTCTTTGTTCCTGGTCAATGTCATGCTCGGCTTGATGGCGCGCGTGGCGCCTCAGATGAACATGTTCGTCGTCGGCTTCCCGCTGCAAATCGGCACCGGTCTGATCATGCTGATCATTTCGATCCCGATCATGGGCAACGTGTTCCCGGCGCTGGTCGACCAGTCGAGTCGCGAGATGGACACGGTCCTGCGCGCGCTGGGGCCGCAACCGTAA
- the fliM gene encoding flagellar motor switch protein FliM, producing the protein MLSQEEIDALVNQLAAPEPGTQASDLRKVKSFDFRFNKRLDKFSNNQLQTLRTLHDNFTRLLNNSLSVYLRTRVEATIVSLEQISYGDFIASIGIPSILSIYSMDPLPGSGIVQVDLNLVFSIIDRLLGGPGWYPQKLRDLTDIERTLMQRFMARMLNSYRESWNYLLTLSLKIEALDSNPQFIPRIIPLDQIVAFVSCELKVGDMAGVMNFCLPYLVLQSIGPQLSDFQWSPTVVAGRGVTEEDIAQLARNVERAPVDVKVELGRTVVSLRDLIALQPGDLVLFDKPVDQPLAVTVNEREKFKVFPGVNRDKLAVRVSHIVENEE; encoded by the coding sequence GAACCGGGGACGCAGGCCAGCGATCTGCGCAAGGTCAAGTCGTTCGACTTCCGCTTCAACAAGCGGCTGGACAAGTTCTCGAACAACCAGCTGCAGACGCTGCGCACGCTGCACGACAACTTCACCCGGCTGCTCAACAACTCGCTCTCGGTCTACCTGCGCACGCGGGTCGAGGCGACGATCGTCTCGCTTGAGCAGATCAGCTACGGCGACTTCATCGCCTCGATCGGCATTCCGTCGATCCTCTCGATCTACTCGATGGACCCGCTGCCGGGCTCGGGGATCGTCCAGGTCGACCTCAACCTGGTGTTCTCGATCATCGACCGGCTGCTGGGCGGCCCCGGCTGGTACCCGCAGAAGCTCCGCGACCTGACCGACATCGAGCGCACGCTGATGCAGCGCTTCATGGCCCGCATGCTCAACAGCTATCGCGAGTCGTGGAACTACCTGCTGACGCTCTCGCTGAAGATCGAAGCGCTCGACTCGAACCCACAGTTCATCCCGCGCATCATCCCGCTCGATCAGATCGTCGCCTTCGTCTCGTGTGAGCTCAAGGTCGGCGACATGGCCGGCGTGATGAACTTCTGCCTGCCGTACCTGGTGCTGCAGTCGATCGGGCCGCAGCTTTCCGACTTCCAGTGGTCGCCGACCGTCGTCGCCGGCCGCGGCGTCACCGAAGAAGACATCGCGCAGCTGGCCCGCAACGTCGAGCGCGCGCCGGTCGACGTCAAGGTCGAGCTGGGCCGCACCGTCGTCTCGCTGCGCGACCTGATCGCGCTGCAGCCCGGCGACCTGGTGCTGTTCGACAAGCCGGTCGATCAGCCGCTGGCCGTGACCGTCAACGAGCGCGAGAAGTTCAAGGTGTTCCCCGGCGTCAACCGCGACAAGCTCGCGGTGCGCGTCTCCCACATCGTCGAGAACGAGGAGTAG
- a CDS encoding flagellar biosynthetic protein FliO, which produces MSVALTYVWALLLVALMLLALTYGVRLLNRGRIVAAAGKRLVTVVESTYLGQHVTVHVLKVGDRYYLVGGGTAGVTHIADVPPDAVEPYIESQRKALGEQRDALLRLMQRFRRP; this is translated from the coding sequence ATGAGCGTCGCGCTCACCTACGTCTGGGCGCTCCTACTGGTCGCTCTGATGCTGCTCGCGCTGACCTACGGCGTCCGGCTGCTCAACCGCGGCCGAATCGTGGCGGCCGCCGGGAAGCGCCTGGTAACGGTCGTCGAGTCGACCTATTTGGGGCAGCACGTGACCGTTCACGTCCTGAAGGTCGGCGACCGATACTACTTGGTGGGCGGAGGAACCGCCGGAGTGACCCACATCGCCGACGTCCCCCCGGACGCCGTCGAGCCCTATATCGAGTCGCAACGGAAGGCGCTCGGGGAGCAGCGGGATGCGCTGCTTCGTCTCATGCAGAGATTTCGCCGACCGTGA
- a CDS encoding PilZ domain-containing protein, translating into MLRMLGLGPKPLSQQIKLKLPQVNTFVDVATTGNGPRGSVCVESVNPKGLTISGLPGLAAGQTVVFSYQNAHGRFRFSSRCSGVRGAHAQFSVPSRIETIQLFSGAQKRSAVRLDATVPAQWRFAPGGKGSGEYVRASLTDISRSGASLIVDREVKKGTSVEVRFAVSTTSTPLTLLGEVMRTANIETTKKLSLGLRFHGVKPEEDRAIMEFINKRQAERRSRGLA; encoded by the coding sequence ATGCTCCGGATGCTCGGCTTGGGCCCCAAGCCCCTCTCGCAGCAGATCAAGCTCAAACTGCCGCAGGTCAACACCTTCGTCGACGTCGCGACGACCGGCAACGGTCCCCGCGGGTCGGTCTGTGTCGAGTCGGTCAACCCCAAGGGGCTGACCATCAGCGGTTTACCGGGCCTGGCGGCAGGCCAGACCGTGGTCTTCTCGTACCAGAACGCCCACGGCCGTTTTCGCTTCTCGAGCCGGTGCTCGGGGGTGCGGGGCGCGCACGCGCAATTCTCGGTCCCCTCACGGATCGAGACGATCCAACTCTTCAGCGGGGCGCAGAAGCGCTCCGCCGTCCGTCTCGACGCCACGGTCCCGGCCCAGTGGCGCTTCGCTCCGGGTGGGAAGGGGTCGGGCGAGTACGTCCGTGCCTCCCTCACCGACATCAGTCGCTCGGGCGCCTCGTTGATCGTGGATCGGGAGGTGAAGAAGGGGACCTCGGTCGAGGTCCGGTTTGCGGTCAGCACCACCAGTACGCCGCTGACCCTACTCGGTGAAGTCATGCGGACCGCCAATATCGAAACCACGAAAAAACTCTCGCTCGGGCTGCGCTTCCACGGGGTCAAACCCGAGGAGGACCGGGCGATCATGGAGTTCATCAACAAGCGTCAAGCCGAGCGGCGCAGCCGCGGCCTGGCTTGA
- the fliQ gene encoding flagellar biosynthesis protein FliQ, whose product MTYATALSLGREAIVVALLVTAPALLLGLITGLIISVFQAVTQIQEPTLAFIPKIVVVAIAILLFGPFMLALLTDFANRVFSNLPAFTQ is encoded by the coding sequence ATGACCTACGCGACGGCACTCTCGCTGGGGCGCGAAGCGATCGTGGTGGCGCTCTTGGTCACCGCGCCGGCGCTGCTGCTGGGGCTGATCACCGGGCTCATCATCTCGGTGTTCCAGGCGGTCACGCAGATCCAGGAGCCGACGTTGGCCTTCATTCCGAAGATCGTCGTCGTCGCGATCGCGATCTTGCTGTTCGGTCCCTTCATGCTGGCGCTGCTGACCGACTTCGCGAACCGCGTCTTCAGCAACCTACCGGCCTTCACCCAGTGA
- a CDS encoding chemotaxis protein CheC produces the protein MTPPLTLSEIQRDALKEVGNIGAGHAATALSQLLNTTVKLSEPTIDVLKFRDLSTRVGTGDRTVAALHMYVRGEAPGQMVVLFDRDQALEFVNVFIKRIIGDIQIFDSIVDSTLKELGNIIAGSYLTALISLTGINLLPSVPTLSYGTIQAAFRTLMSILPDQDVFLIESQFLDKDKAVSGQFILIPETGSLQPLLSVFGVDD, from the coding sequence ATGACGCCTCCGCTGACGCTCAGCGAGATCCAGCGCGACGCGCTCAAGGAAGTCGGCAACATCGGCGCCGGCCACGCGGCGACCGCGCTCTCGCAGCTGCTGAACACGACGGTCAAGCTCTCCGAGCCGACCATCGACGTGCTCAAGTTCCGCGACCTCTCGACGCGGGTGGGAACCGGCGATCGCACCGTGGCGGCGCTGCACATGTACGTGCGGGGCGAGGCGCCCGGGCAGATGGTGGTGCTGTTCGACCGCGATCAGGCGCTCGAGTTCGTCAACGTCTTCATCAAGCGCATCATCGGCGACATCCAGATCTTCGACTCGATCGTCGACTCGACGCTCAAGGAGCTCGGGAACATCATCGCCGGCTCGTACCTGACCGCGCTGATCTCGCTGACCGGGATCAACTTGCTCCCGTCGGTGCCGACGCTCTCGTACGGGACGATCCAGGCGGCGTTCCGCACGCTGATGTCGATCCTGCCCGATCAGGACGTGTTCCTGATCGAGTCGCAGTTCCTCGACAAGGACAAGGCCGTCTCGGGCCAATTCATCCTGATTCCGGAGACCGGGTCGCTCCAACCGCTGCTCTCGGTTTTCGGCGTCGACGACTGA
- the fliN gene encoding flagellar motor switch protein FliN, whose protein sequence is MSDTLRPLADAMFASAATVFGTLAGRNVTAGPAQQTESESSIRVEPDVVATVTRVPSADLAFVARYPKRDLAQVVELMLGTTSEGGELDAMQLSIIAETVVQVSSAMGEALSTLARADSNGIESAVAADAGAFPAPPFVTYMAALELGDGFVTALTLDFDVLAQHRLEAATAPAAPEPVAAPAPPPARRSAPVQEGQPVSFTAMAPTPVRAPAPGHANLDLVHDVPLEISAVLGQTELSLREVVSMQTGSVFELDKLSTDPIDLYVNSILIARGEVVVVDDKFAVKISELNPVVDKV, encoded by the coding sequence GTGTCCGATACCTTGCGTCCCTTGGCCGACGCCATGTTCGCCTCCGCCGCCACAGTGTTCGGGACGCTCGCGGGGCGTAACGTCACCGCCGGACCGGCCCAGCAGACCGAGAGCGAGTCCTCGATCCGCGTCGAGCCCGACGTCGTCGCGACCGTCACGCGCGTCCCCTCGGCCGACCTCGCGTTCGTCGCCCGGTACCCCAAGCGCGACCTCGCGCAGGTGGTCGAGCTGATGCTCGGCACCACCAGCGAAGGCGGCGAGCTCGACGCGATGCAGCTTTCGATCATCGCCGAGACGGTGGTCCAGGTTTCCAGCGCGATGGGCGAAGCGCTCTCGACCCTCGCTCGTGCCGACAGCAACGGCATCGAGTCCGCCGTCGCCGCCGATGCCGGCGCGTTCCCGGCGCCGCCGTTCGTGACGTACATGGCCGCGCTCGAGCTGGGTGACGGCTTCGTGACGGCCCTGACGCTCGATTTCGACGTGCTCGCGCAGCACCGCCTCGAGGCCGCGACGGCGCCCGCCGCGCCCGAGCCGGTCGCCGCCCCCGCTCCGCCGCCGGCCCGTCGCAGCGCGCCGGTCCAGGAAGGCCAGCCGGTCAGCTTCACCGCGATGGCGCCCACCCCGGTGCGCGCGCCCGCCCCGGGCCACGCCAACCTCGACCTGGTCCACGACGTGCCGCTGGAGATCTCGGCGGTGCTCGGCCAGACCGAGCTCTCGCTGCGCGAGGTCGTCTCGATGCAGACTGGCAGCGTGTTCGAGCTCGACAAGCTCTCGACCGACCCGATCGATCTCTACGTCAACAGCATCTTGATCGCGCGGGGCGAGGTGGTCGTCGTCGACGACAAGTTCGCGGTCAAGATCAGCGAGCTCAACCCGGTCGTCGACAAGGTTTGA
- a CDS encoding response regulator, with product MSGKRVLIVDDAVVMRMMIKGILSKNGYEVVGEAQNGLEAVEKYKALSPDLVTMDMVMPEMDGITAVKQIVAQDPNARIIMCTSMGQQALVVEAIQAGAKSFITKPFQPPKILETIQKVLA from the coding sequence ATGTCGGGGAAGCGAGTGCTCATCGTCGACGACGCCGTCGTCATGCGGATGATGATCAAGGGGATCCTCAGCAAGAACGGCTACGAGGTCGTCGGTGAGGCGCAGAACGGCCTCGAGGCGGTCGAGAAGTACAAGGCGCTGAGCCCGGACCTGGTCACCATGGACATGGTGATGCCGGAGATGGACGGAATCACGGCCGTCAAACAGATCGTCGCCCAAGATCCCAACGCGCGCATCATCATGTGCACGTCGATGGGTCAGCAGGCGCTGGTCGTCGAGGCGATCCAGGCCGGGGCGAAGTCGTTCATCACCAAGCCGTTCCAGCCGCCCAAGATTCTGGAGACCATCCAGAAGGTGCTGGCATGA
- the flhB gene encoding flagellar biosynthesis protein FlhB: protein MARPEATEKPTPKRRHEARERGQVARSQDIGGSAIFIAIVTALHVGFMHAVGSSMTAFTIAISNAGSPDTLTVRSIAGLFVRAAMPYTGLIALAFFSALVLAVLANLLQFGFLFSPGLLRPKFGKLNPLAGFKRIFFSAQTLVQFAKQALKLTIVIFICWMGIKDNVPVLAGLASAAPHDILATIEGIVFGIGIKVGILLLLLGIVDYVWERRRLETSLKMTKTEVKDEQKQSEGNPEARQALKQRQRAMARRRMMAAVPKATVVVTNPTHFAVALEWDELTMDAPLLTAKGADLMARRIRELAKEHGVPLVENPALARTLYAKVELDSPVPADLYAAVAQVIAFVYKLKHRTIA, encoded by the coding sequence ATGGCACGTCCCGAAGCCACCGAAAAACCGACACCCAAACGCCGCCACGAGGCCCGCGAGCGCGGTCAAGTCGCGCGCTCGCAGGACATCGGCGGCTCGGCGATCTTCATCGCGATCGTTACGGCGCTGCACGTCGGGTTCATGCACGCCGTCGGCTCGAGCATGACCGCCTTCACGATCGCGATCTCGAACGCGGGCTCGCCCGACACGCTGACGGTCCGCTCCATCGCCGGGCTGTTCGTGCGTGCCGCGATGCCGTATACGGGCTTGATCGCGCTGGCGTTCTTTTCGGCGCTCGTGCTGGCGGTGCTCGCCAACCTCCTCCAGTTCGGCTTCTTGTTCTCGCCGGGACTGCTGCGCCCCAAATTCGGCAAGCTCAACCCGCTGGCCGGGTTCAAGCGCATTTTCTTCTCGGCGCAAACGCTGGTTCAGTTCGCGAAGCAGGCGCTCAAGCTGACGATCGTCATCTTCATCTGCTGGATGGGGATCAAGGACAACGTCCCCGTGCTCGCCGGACTGGCGAGCGCCGCGCCGCACGACATCTTGGCCACCATCGAGGGCATCGTCTTCGGCATCGGGATCAAGGTCGGCATCCTGCTGCTCTTGCTGGGCATCGTCGACTACGTCTGGGAACGCCGGCGTTTGGAGACCTCGCTCAAGATGACCAAGACCGAGGTCAAGGACGAACAGAAGCAATCGGAAGGCAACCCGGAGGCTAGGCAAGCGCTCAAGCAGCGGCAGCGGGCGATGGCGCGCCGTCGCATGATGGCGGCCGTTCCGAAGGCGACCGTCGTGGTCACCAACCCGACCCACTTCGCGGTCGCGCTGGAGTGGGACGAGCTGACGATGGACGCGCCCCTGCTGACGGCCAAGGGCGCCGACCTGATGGCCCGGCGCATCCGCGAGCTGGCCAAAGAGCACGGGGTGCCGCTGGTCGAGAACCCGGCCCTGGCCCGGACCCTGTACGCCAAGGTCGAGCTCGATTCGCCGGTCCCGGCCGATCTCTACGCGGCGGTCGCCCAGGTCATCGCCTTTGTCTACAAGCTCAAGCACCGGACGATCGCATGA
- the fliP gene encoding flagellar type III secretion system pore protein FliP (The bacterial flagellar biogenesis protein FliP forms a type III secretion system (T3SS)-type pore required for flagellar assembly.), whose protein sequence is MNRRTFLLLGSLAAVFAFFALAMPAFAQSAPTAPTVPIPRINLGVSPATKPSDVALSLQILLLLTVLTLAPTILILMTSFTRIVVVLSFVRTAMGTNTVPPTQVLVGLSLLLTFFVMNPVIQDINKNALQPYLGGKISQTRALDEAQVPLRAFMFRQTREKDIALFYTLSKEKTRPATQKDVPTYILVPAFVISELKTAFQIGFAIYIPFIVIDMVVASVLLSMGMMMIPPVLISLPFKILIFLLVDGWNLTVQALFASFK, encoded by the coding sequence GTGAACCGCCGTACGTTCCTGCTTCTTGGTAGTCTCGCCGCCGTCTTCGCGTTCTTCGCGCTGGCGATGCCGGCGTTCGCCCAATCGGCACCGACCGCGCCGACCGTCCCGATCCCGCGCATCAACCTGGGCGTGAGCCCCGCGACCAAACCCTCGGACGTCGCGCTCTCGTTGCAGATCCTCTTGCTGCTCACGGTGCTGACGCTGGCGCCGACGATCCTGATCCTGATGACCTCGTTCACCCGGATCGTCGTCGTGCTCTCGTTCGTGCGCACCGCGATGGGGACCAACACCGTCCCCCCGACGCAGGTGCTGGTCGGCCTCTCGCTGCTGCTGACGTTCTTCGTGATGAACCCGGTCATCCAGGACATCAACAAGAACGCCCTGCAGCCGTACCTGGGCGGCAAGATATCGCAGACCCGAGCGCTCGACGAGGCGCAGGTGCCGCTGCGCGCGTTCATGTTCCGCCAAACGCGCGAGAAGGACATCGCGTTGTTCTACACGCTCTCGAAGGAGAAGACCCGGCCGGCCACCCAGAAGGACGTCCCGACCTACATCCTCGTCCCGGCGTTCGTCATCAGCGAGCTGAAGACGGCCTTCCAGATCGGCTTCGCGATCTACATCCCGTTCATCGTCATCGACATGGTCGTCGCCTCGGTGCTGCTCTCGATGGGTATGATGATGATCCCGCCGGTCTTGATCTCGCTGCCGTTCAAGATCCTGATCTTCTTGCTGGTCGACGGTTGGAACCTCACCGTCCAGGCCCTCTTCGCGAGCTTCAAGTAG